DNA sequence from the Eptesicus fuscus isolate TK198812 chromosome 7, DD_ASM_mEF_20220401, whole genome shotgun sequence genome:
CCTGGCCGACTTCTTGTACAAGCAGCCGACCGAGCATTTGCAGCTGGTGAGTGggaccctgccctgcacccccagggctgccctgctCCAGGCACTGACAGCCtgttcccttcctcctccagctggAGGAAGCTGCCAAGGAGGTGGCCGATGAGGTGACCCGGCCCCGGCCCAGTGGTGAGGAGGTGCTCCAGGACATCCAGGTCATGCTCAAGTCGGACGCCAGCCCGTCCAGCATTCGTAGCCTGAAGGTGGGTTTGCCCAGAGGTCGGGCGGAGGGTGGCTGCGGCTGCTTCACGGTGCGGAGGGGCTTTGGAGGCAGGCTGACTACCTGGGGGCCGCCGTGTGCTCCTGAGCCCGATGAACTCATTGGACAAGTGCTGGCTGAGCTGCTCCTGTGGGCAACGCATTGCGTTGGGTCCTAAAGGACACGCTCCGGTCCTCGCCGAGTTTATTTCCGCCCGGGGAGACCGAGGAACTGGTGAACGGCACCACGACAGTTTTAGGTGAACGGCAGTGCAGTGAGGAAATGAGGGTGGCGAGCAGGGGGGAGCCTCTCTGGAAAGGCTGGAGAGGGCTTTGGGGAGCTGCCATCTGAGTGAGATGAGGATGGGAACACGCAGCACACAGACCGTTGGGGGAGAgctctgggtgggtgggggtggtgtgcgCTAGTGCCACGTCTAGAGGTGAGGAGGCATGCGATGTGCGAGGCCAGGCTGAAAGCCTGCCAGCATGGCTGAAGGGATGAGGAAGCAGGAGAGGTGGGCAGAGCCTGTCTGTCTTCCAGTCGTTTATCCGTCTAACTCAGCAAATACTGAGTGTGCAGCTACACTCCGGGTGCTGGGCTAGACCCTCACTGTGGACAGACGGGCCTCTGTCCCATGGCGCTTACAGAGAGAAGCAGGCGAGCACGGAGATGGCAGGTTCTGGGATATGAATCGTGAAGAGAAGAAATTGGGCAGCATGACGGCCGCTGAGGGAGGCCTCCGAGGAAGTGCTGGGGGAGCAAGTCTGAGCGATGCCACAGCCCGAGGGACACGGCCCGCGGGACGAGCACTTCGGGCTCACAGAGAAGCAGGTCcaaaggcctgaggtggggaCATGGCGTGGTTCCAGGAATAGAAAGGAGCTAGTGTAGCCAGAGCCCAGGAGGTGAAGAttggggaaaaggaaaggaagagagggatggaggggccAGGAGGCCGGGCCTTTCGGCTGGAGGAAGGAGCTTGGCTTTTGAATCCCAGTAGGGAATCAGTGGAGGGTTACATAGAAAAACAGGCGGATTGCACTTTTAAAAggcccctctggctgctgtgcgGAAGGAGAATTGACAGAGTAGGCAGGCGTGGGAGCCAGGAGAGCAGTGAGGGAGAAGTGGTCATGGCGTTGGTTCTGTCACAAGGCGGTGTAAGAATGAGATGAAATGACGCACGTGCCTGTGCTTGGCGAACTCTACGATGGGGTCCACATGTTGGGGTCTCGTGACCTCTGTTGGGGTCCCCGTGAAGCCTTCCTTGACTCGCACGATGGCAGGTCCGCTCCAGAAGCCAGGGTGTGGACTCTGGAGGCTACGGAACATGTGGCTTCATCTCTGTTCCCAGCGGCAGGGGAGGGTCTCCAGGACCGTGATGGGACCAAACTGGGTTCCACGCGTTTGGCCCGTCTGTGGAAGTGGAGTTAGACTTGCTCTGCGGGGCAGCTGTTTCATCAGAGGCCGGCCTCCGCTCCACCCAGGGTCAGCCTTCCGTCTCGGACTCCCTGGAAAACACAGGAAACGGCCTGCTTCCCGTGATGGGTTTCCTAACAAGGGGCGGAGCCCGCTCTCGGAAGATCACTTGTCAGGGATGCCTCAGAGGCCGGGCTAAGGCAACCCCAGTCCTTTCTGACTCTGACATTCCGGAGTGCCAGGATTTGTCGATTGTCTTCCAGAAACCATGCTCTGTGGTGGCTTCAACAGTTCCAGTGACCACTGGGCCATGGCAGGCACTTGTGGCTCTGGCCTCAGTTACTAGAGGGGGCTGGCCTCCTTTCTATgtttctcccctccctgcaggctttgGGGGAAGAGCTCTAGCCTGCCTGTCTGTCCTGGAAAAACGGAATGGGGGAAATagatgaggggaaaaaaacttattatttttggctttttattctaaaatattataaaaaggtAGGGAATAGTGTAATGAATCTATACCTTCACCTAGATTTAATGGCTGTTAACATTTTGCcttctttgctttttctctcatctcccctcctcaaagtatttttaaagtaagttacAGACACGGCACTTTATCCCTAAGTATTCCAGCATGCATTAAAAAAAGACTTGCGTAATCTCAGGTGTACCTGGCTTCTTTTAACCCACCATCCTCCCGTGGCTCTGTTACAGTCAGACATGATGTCACACCTGGTGAAGATCCCTGGCATCATCATCTCAGCGTCAGGGGTCCGCGCCAAGGCCACCCGCATCTCCATCCAGTGCCGCAGCTGCCGCAACACCCTCACCAACATCGCCATGCGCCCCGGCCTGGAGGGCTACGCCCTGCCCAGGAAGTGCAACACGTGAGTGGGCCTTGAGCGGCCCCCAGGGACTGTGAGGAGGTGACGTGAGGAGATGTGAAGGATGGGGAtgctgcagcaggtgggggctgggcagggggcgcccAGTGGGAGAGGCACAGAGCTTTTGTCACTATGTTATGTAGTTATTTGCCGGGTGTTTTCCAGTCTCTCCTGACTAGAACCTTAGCTCTATAAGGGCAAGGGACTTTTTGTCCACTGCTGTGTCCCCggcacctagaatagtgcctggcacatagtaggtgttttgCTACGGTATTGCTATAGTAGTTAAGTAATGATTTCAGTATATAGGGGTATATGGAGGCCTAGAACTGGGAATGGTCTCCAGGTGCCCAGCCCTTAGGGATCCTGGGATTTGATTGGGGGATTAGTCAGATCATTGGCAGTCTGGACCCTCTCTACCTGTGGGGACACTGAGACCCTGTGAGGGGACTGGGAATGTGACTTGCCTGCCTCCCAGCAAGTTCATGGAAGAGCCTGGCCCGGAGCAGGTCTCCCCATTCTTAATCTGGTGTGTGGTCCCCCAAAGCTACCTTTTAGGGTCTTTTCCCAGCTCGTCCTTAATTTGCTGCTGTCTCCTGGGATGGGCTCTGGGTTCTCAGGGTGGCTctggtgacttttttcttccccatgcAGGGATCAGGCCGGGCGCCCCAGGTGCCCGCTGGACCCGTATTTCATCATGCCCGACAAGTGCAAGTGCGTGGACTTCCAGACTCTGAAGCTGCAGGAGCTGCCTGATGCAGTGCCTCACGGCGAGATGCCCAGACACATGCAGCTCTACTGCGACAGGTGAggcaggctggtggcgggcacCCACGCGGTCGGGCGTCCCTGGCTGTGTCCCTAAACTGGTGCTGGGTGTGGACCAACCAGCGCGGTGTGGACCAtccagggaggagaggatggctGGTTTGGGGACACTTGCTCTGTGCCTGGTACTTCCCATCACCTGCAGGGGCATGTCCGCCCCCATTTTGCTGATTGAGGACATGTCACTGACTGTGGAGGAGCCTTGAGCCTGTGTTCTTCCTGGGCGACTCTGTCCAGCCCTCTTAGAACTGGGAGGCTCCAGGTGGCAGAGCTAGATAATCAGCAGCTGGGAGGGCCTCATCCCTGCCtgacacctgcccctgcccccgccttgCTGGTCAGATTCTTCCTTGGATTTTGTTGAGCGattggaaagagggagagggtgcCGAGCTGGGCCTAGTCCCCTTACAGTAACGTGGGCAGAAGGCTTGCAGATGGTGACGAGGGTCCTTAACTGGGCTTGCACACCCTGGCTGCACTAATGTTCTGTGCATGTACATTTTTCTGGGGAGCAGACCTATAGGTttcatttgcttcattttttaaaatatttttaattgatttttagagggagagggagagagaaacatcaatgaccagggatggaacccacaacctgggcatgtgccctgaccggaaatcgaaccggcaacctttggtgcatgggacaacgcccaccaactgagccacactggccagggctcattagCTTCTCCAGTGGCAGTAGAACCTGTAGAAGTCAGACTCGTAAGCAAGTTGCATGAACTTGCTGAGCCTCCATTTCTtgatcagtaaaatggggatcagTCTTGACAGTCCTTAATCTGTCATCGGACTGCTGTGAGATTTAAACTGGAAAATGCACGTCAGACGCTGAGCAGTTTCTTATACAGGCTAAGTGTTCATTATAAGGTTTTGTCCCAGCAGTCTGTGATCCACAAAGCCTAAGTGGGACATAAGAAGAGAGGAGTCATAGAATCCTCTGCTGAAACATTAACAGTGACAGTGATAGTCCTCAGAGGCCGTGACAGGCTCAGAGACTTGCAGTGACTTCTTCGCCATCACATGGCCTCTGAGTGGCAGTGTGCGGATACACGTCCCAGTGTTTCCTCCCTGCCTAAGACTTCCTTGTTTCAACATCTtgtttttcaaaagaggaaatgaaggcccAGAGGAAAAAGGACTTGGCCGAACTCCTGGAGCCAGGAAGGGGCAGGAATGGGAGTGGTCCtctcagggaggctgggagggcgggggaggctcCCCTGAGGTGGCTAAGGGGCACCTGCGACGAGGCTGACAGCAGAGAGATGGAGgggggctttttatttttatttgatctttttcgagtttttaaattctttattgtttaaagtattacatacgtctccattttcccccattgacctctcccggcCGGTTCCTGCCCcccattatttttactttttaaattgtatttttcaattacagtttatgttcaatattatcattttttcctgttttattttttccccatcaccatttattcccctcataccctcttccacctccacccaccccttctcccccgcaatcaccacactgtgtcCATGaccatgagttctttttttttaaatatattttttttattgattgcagagagaaagggagagagagatagaaacataagtgatgagagagaatcattgattggctgccttttgcatgccccttactgaggaccgagcccgcaacccaggcatgtgcccttgactggaatcgaacctgggacccttcagtccccagacaGATACTCTACCCACTGacccaaactagctagggcagacCATGAGCTctgttttgctcaatccctccacaccACCAACCTCCCCCATCGCCCCCAATCTcagtattattttgcattagtttcaggtgtacagcatagtggttagacagtcatatgtTTTGAGATGGGGCTTCTGAGGGCTCGGGGTGGGCTCCCCTCTGACCCCGAGCCGCATAACAAATGAGCTTGTGAAGGCAGTGGAAGGGGCACGTCGCCAAGGATTATCAGCATTGTCCTCCAAGTAACTGAGTTATGCAAGCGGGGTGAGTGATGAGGGGGAGAGACCCGTTTTCTGGGCCGTGGGATGGACAGGTCTGGAGCAGCTTGTAAGGCCTCTGGTAGAAATGCTAAGCTGGACTGCGTGACTGGGTGGGTGGAGTCAGGACTCTGTCTCCACCCAGCTCTCACCtgcttttccccttcctccccatcgGCCTCTCAGGTACCTGTGTGACAAGGTCGTCCCCGGGAACAGGGTCACCATCATGGGCATCTACTCCATTAAGAAGTTTGGCCTGACCTCCAACAAGGGCCGAGACAGGGTGGGCGTGGGCATCCGGAGCTCCTACATCCGTGTCCTGGGCATCCAGGTGGACACAGATGGCTCTGGTGAGTTGGCTTTgggaccctggcctggccctgccaaaaGGCTGTGCTGTGCCCTGGCCGAGCCCACGTTGTCTTCCTGAATTACTGTTGGGCCTCCTCCCTGTGCTCGCCCCTGCACTGTTCCACACAGCGGTCAGGGTAAGCGGTGCTGTCATAACCACAGGCACCACGTCATTCCTTGGCTGAGAGCACCCCACCCCTCTCTGCAAGACGGAAGACTTCCCAGGAGTCCACAGGGGCCTCCACGATCTGACCCCCTGGCTCCTCTGACTCCCCCCACTCTTCCCCTCACTCACTGGTCCCTGGAACTCGCAAGCCCACTCCTGAGGGGGAATGGGGGCTCTGTCCTTTTGCTGACGCTTgcgctgcccctcccctccccctgagaCGCCCTGAGCGAGCACCAGGTTCTCCCTCACACAGCTCTCatgcaccctccctccccctccctcccctccccccccaggccgCAGCTTTGCTGGGGCCGTGACCccgcaggaagaggaggagttcCGGCGGCTGGCTGCCCTCCCCAATGTCTACGAGGTCATCTCCAAGAGCATCGCCCCCTCCATCTTCGGGGGCACGGACATGAAGAAGGCCATCGCCTGCCTGCTCTTTGGGGGTTCCCGGAAAAGGTGGGGGTCTGGGCTCCCCAGGTCTGGGGAGGGCACGGTGACTCGGCTCACAGGAGAACAGCTGCCAGGTGGTCAGGACGTGAATGCTCTTTTCGTTTTCCCTGACTCAGGCTCCTTGTCAGCTGGCTGGGGACGGATCCATCATCTCTCCAGGGAGACGCCATgcccagcctggctagggggtgGACTGGGGGACCTGGCGGGCACAGTGGGGAGAGCTCTGGGCTTGCAGTCTCTGCCGTGCTGCTTagttactgtgtgaccttgggcaagagaCCCCGCCTCAACCCACGCTTTCACACCGACGACAAGTGAAAAACCCAACACAGGAAGTCGTATGTCTTTGAAACTATAAAGTAATAGAGACTTAGAAATTAATATGACTAGCAGTACCATTTACTGAATTCTCACTGTCGGCTAGGCCTTTTTCTAAGCGCTTTAATGTGTCTGAAACCCAGCCAGTCTTCACCATAACCCTGTGAGAAAGCTACGCTCacacccattttatttattttatttttaaaaatatattttattgattttttacagagaggaagggagagggatagagagttagaaacatcgatgagagagaaacatcaatcagctgcctcctgcacaccccctactggggatgtgcccgcaaccaaggtacatgcccttgaccgtaatcgaatctgggacctttcagtccacaggccgacactctatccactgagccaaaccggtcagggcctcacccattttatagatgaggcaggTGAAGCATAAAGACCTAAGGGAACTTGCTCATAGGCACATGtagggccaggagcctgcccaCATGATTCCCATTCCACTACCACATACAGCCACTGgcagctcccctgctttccctctttcCAGCTGCGAGGATGGTTATCAGATGCTCACTgtgtgccccagcccagccccaagtGCCAATTTCCTTtgaccctctccttcccccccggGAGGCAAGTTACCATGGGGCTATGAACGTGGTCTCAGCCCAGAGCCCCTGCCTCCCCACTTGCTCTGAAGCTCGTGATAGGTCGGGGGGCTGACTGCCAGCCGCCATTGCGACCAGCCTGACAGGCCTCGGGATTCTTGCCTTGCCCACCTGCGTGTCCTCCCCTAGGCTCCCTGATGGACTCACTCGCCGAGGAGACATCAACCTGCTGATGCTGGGGGACCCGGGGACGGCCAAGTCCCAGCTGCTGAAGTTTGTGGAGAAGTGCTCCCCGATTGGGGTGAGTACCGATGAGCTGCTCTCCGTGGCTGCCCAGCAGGGAGGAAGGCCGCAGGGCAGGGCCCCCAGGTCCCCGGATCCTCTTGGTGGGCAGGATCGCCCAGAGTCTCTTCCTCATTCCCCTTGGTTGTGGTCATGGGGcacaggaggagagggaaggaaatcaACAGGTGGGTGTAGTTTTGGGGTAGCGGGCAGAGCACCGGATGAGAGGCAGGATGGGGTTTGGGTTTCAGCCTGGCCAGTCATTGGGTGTGggccttgagcaagtcacctctgttccctgagcctcagtttacccgCCCACTCAATCATAACACCGATAACAGTCATGGCTAACCTCGAGGGCCAGGCACTGCTTAAAGTGCCCTACACCTATTTACTCTTAACGTGTACCTCGACTCTGCAGTAGGTATGTGGGCCCGTCCTGTGGGTGAGGAAACGGGTACAGAACAGCTACGTGTCTTGCTGGGAGTAAGTGCTAGCACAGGGATTTGAATGCAGGTGCCCGGTCAGCCGGGGCCTCTGCAGTGATGAGCGTGTCTGGGGATCAGCGAGGGGCGAGGATGTCTGCCGTGTTCAGTGGGACGGGTTGTCCAGGTGGGAGGGGTGGTCTCTGGACAGATAGGAAGTGTGTGCGACCAGTGCTCGTGCCAGGGCTGTCCAATAGGAATGTGTGCGAACTGCACCTGTGAGCCACGTGTGTGATGCTAGATGTTCTAATAGCCACGTTAAAAAAGTGGAAAAAggaaaacaggtgaaattaaacCTAATAATATTCTGTTTAGCCCAACATATTTACAATATTTCAGCATGTAGcttaatgtaagaaaataaataggagATACTTTGCATTCCCTTCTTAGCACTAAGTTTGAAATCTTACACTTACACTCTTCTCAGTTTGGACTTGCCACCCTGCAAGGGCTCAGTGACAGCATGTGGCTGCGGGTCTGTGCAGAGATGACATGGGGCTCTGGTCGGGGAAGCTTTTTCCCGGAGTCAGGAGTCTGTCCCAGCTCTGAGGCCACTCCtctcctctgggcctcactttGCTCCTCTGTGATGAGCCAGGCCCTAAGGGCTGGTTCCTGGGGCCATCATGGTGGGCTCATCTGAGGCTCggggctgaggctcagagtgTAATGGATGTGAACCACCCAGTGGGGGCGAACCTCCAGGCCAGATGGGCCGGGGTGACCTCCTCATCCGGCGGGAGGCTCCCTGAGTTCTGTCTGTGCCCTGTGGCCAgatgtgctgtgtgaccttgggtgagtcacAGCTTTTTGGTCCCCTTGACTTGGGGGGTCATCATGGAGCTGTGTTGGGCCCTGACACCTCCTCCCGTGGCCCTCCCAGGTGTATACATCTGGGAAAGGCAGCAGCGCGGCAGGCCTGACAGCCTCGGTGATGAGGGACCCCTCGTCCCGGAACTTCATCATGGAGGGCGGAGCCATGGTCCTGGCTGATGGCGGGGTCGTCTGTATCGATGAGTTTGACAAGGTGAGGCTGACAGGGTGAGGTGGTGGCACCTAGTGGTctcagggcagggggtgtggccttcTATGCCTGGGACTTGTATTCAGTCCCCTGCTTGTCACTATAGGGTAACTGGGAAGtagcttgacctctcccagcctcagtttccacatctggaGAGTGAGGAGAGGAGAGCCAAGCCCACACAGTTGTCACCAGGATGAGAGGTGACCCATTCCTGCCGTTGGCCTGGCACGAAGCTGGGACCAGGGGTGGTCGTGCTGCGCTCTCCTGCTGgcactgccccaccctgcctggcctGATGGACGCTTCTCTCCCCACGCAGATGCGAGAAGACGACCGCGTGGCAATCCACGAGGCCATGGAGCAGCAGACCATCTCTATCGCCAAGGTGGGTGGTCCTCCCCGGCAAGCCCAGTCGGCTGAGGTCCGGCTTGGTTCGGCCGACCCGAGGGTGCTCTGAGCGCTGTGCCAGGCCTCTGtcggcggcagcagcaggcctAGCATCTTGTGCGCATACGTGTCCGGGTCCTCATCTCGGATCTGTCATCTGTTCCCTCACTCCTCAGGCTGGGATCACCACCACCCTCAACTCCCGCTGCTCCGTCCTGGCTGCTGCCAACTCGGTGTTCGGCCGCTGGGATGAGACGAAGGGGGAGGACAACATCGATTTCATGCCTACCATCTTGTCCCGCTTCGACATGATCTTCATCGTCAAGGACGAGCACAACGAGGAGAGGGACGTGGTGAGTCGGGGCCCCAGGGTGCACGGGGCTCGGCCCCAGCCAGGCCCACGGTTCTGGGGGAGGGCGAACAAGGGGCTTGGCAGGAGCCCTGATCATCGGGTAGGGCCCGTAGTGGGTTGCCCAGGAGGCGGCAGATGGGGGCTGCAGAGAGCACTGAACCAGGGTGCAGAGTTCTGCCTCCCCTGTGAGTGACTGGGGGTAAATCTCCCCTGGCCCAGAACCTTGCATGTAAAATGGGGAGTTGACATTTGGGTACAAGTGATAGAACCCCACCCAGTTCTGGTTTGTAAATTTCTGAAAGGAACTTGGTGGCTTATGGAATGGACAAGCCCAGAGGTTTGAGGCCCCACTGGTGTCCCCAGGGCTCCTGTCTCTGCTGCTCTGCTCTCCTTGGGGGAGCAGCTGCTCCCTCTGGTGGCAGAGGAGGCCCTGGCAGCTCCGGCTTTTGTCTTAGCAGCTGAcagcccagggaaggaggaggcctcCCCTTTCCCATTGGTTCTGTTCTACaagctccctccctgcctgctggaCCTcggtggggacccaggcttagGAGGGCCTGCCAGCTGACCCAGGGTCCCCTCTGCCCTAGATGCTGGCCAAACACGTCATCACTCTGCACGTGAGTGCGCTGACACAGACCCAGGCGGTGGAGGGGGAGGTGGACCTGACCAAGCTGAAGAAGTTCATCGCCTACTGCCGAGCGTGAGTCCTGGATGCTGGCCCGTGGGCTGGGGCTCCCCGGCTCCCTGGGCGGGAGAGagccctgctccctgggcctgcTCCTCATAAAGGACGCCTGAGATGATGCTGTCCTTTGGGGTTCTAGTTCCGTGAATCGGCTCCACTCCTGTCTGACCTTACACAGGTCACTTGGCTgtcagcctcggtttccccatctccAAAATGAGGGCGTAGGATTAGGTGGTGTCAAGACACCCCCCTCAACTGACATTCAGGGAGGCAGGGCAGTGTGGCCATTGTAGACACAGGCTTTGGCTATTGCCCAccccactgtgtgaccttgggcaagtcatttgccCTCTGAGCCTTGCTTTCCTGGCTTGGTGTTCCCTGGGGTTTTT
Encoded proteins:
- the MCM5 gene encoding DNA replication licensing factor MCM5; protein product: MSGFDDPGVFYSDSFGGDPAADEGKARKSQLQRRFKEFLRQYRVGTDRTGFTFKYRDELKRHYNLGEYWIEVEMEDLASFDEDLADFLYKQPTEHLQLLEEAAKEVADEVTRPRPSGEEVLQDIQVMLKSDASPSSIRSLKSDMMSHLVKIPGIIISASGVRAKATRISIQCRSCRNTLTNIAMRPGLEGYALPRKCNTDQAGRPRCPLDPYFIMPDKCKCVDFQTLKLQELPDAVPHGEMPRHMQLYCDRYLCDKVVPGNRVTIMGIYSIKKFGLTSNKGRDRVGVGIRSSYIRVLGIQVDTDGSGRSFAGAVTPQEEEEFRRLAALPNVYEVISKSIAPSIFGGTDMKKAIACLLFGGSRKRLPDGLTRRGDINLLMLGDPGTAKSQLLKFVEKCSPIGVYTSGKGSSAAGLTASVMRDPSSRNFIMEGGAMVLADGGVVCIDEFDKMREDDRVAIHEAMEQQTISIAKAGITTTLNSRCSVLAAANSVFGRWDETKGEDNIDFMPTILSRFDMIFIVKDEHNEERDVMLAKHVITLHVSALTQTQAVEGEVDLTKLKKFIAYCRAKCGPRLSAEAAEKLKNRYILMRSGARQHERDSERRSSIPITVRQLEAIVRIAEALSKMRLQPFATEADVEEALRLFQVSTLDAALSGTLSGVEGFTSQEDQEMLSRIEKQLKRRFAIGSQVSEHSIIQDFTKQKYPEHAIHKVLQLMLRRGEIQHRMQRKVLYRLK